The genomic window GATCAAATCCCTGGGACCGTCTAAACTCAAACAAGCGGCCTGATTCCGGCCGGATGCACAGAGGCATTTAAATGACTGCAATAGCTGAACTGATTGAAACCACCAAAACATACTACTGTCTGGATTGCGGGGTATGTACTTCGAGCTGCCCTGTCTCAAAAGTTTTTCCTGATTTTTCACCCAGGCAGATTATCGAAAGATCCCTTTATGAACTGGAGGAGCCTTCCGACGATACCATCTGGAGTTGCCTGACCTGCGCGCAGTGCAGTGTGCGCTGCCCTGCAAACATCAATTTCCCTGAATTTATTCGCCTTATCCGCGGTGAGGCCATTGCTCAGGGCTTTGAAGGCCAGGTTACCCACAACGGGATGCTTCAAACGATTTCGGCCATACAAACCCAAAATGTGCGACAAAACCGTAAGTTCTGGATAGAAGATGGAAAAATCAGTGAAACCGGCGATATTTTCTTTTTTGTGGGATGCCGGCCGTTTTTTGACGTCATCTTTCAGGATGTGGATGCCGGTTCAATTAAAGGGGCACAGAATATTTTAAAAATTTTGAACACCTGTGGCGTAGAGCCGGTAGTGAACAATGATGAAAGATGCTGCGGTCATGATGCCCTGTGGAACGGGAACGAGGAAAAATTCAAGCAGTTGGCTCAATTAAACATCGATGTCATCCGGGCTTCCGGAGCAAAAAAAGTGGTTTTCAGTTGCCCTGAAGGGTATGATACCTTTAAAAATATTTATCCCAGATATTTTGGTGAACTTGGTTTTGAGCCGATTCATATCCTCGATTTATTAGTAGAGAAGATAGATGAGGGAACGCTTAAACTCAAAGAATCCAAAGGGACCGTGACTTACCATGACCCGTGCCGGCTGGGAAGACTTGCGGGAATCTATGATGCTCCACGCAAACTTATCGAGGCTATCCCCGGCCTGGAGCTTAAGGAGATGCCACGGTCCAGGGAAAACGGTGTGTGTTGCGGAACGACCGGATGGAAAAATTGCACCAGCAATTCCGCGCAGATCCGAATGGAACGTCTTACCGAAGCGAATGACACCGGGGCTGACAGACTGGTGACCGCATGTCCCAAATGCCAGATTCATTTTCGGTGCACCAAGTCGGCCTTTGACCTTAAGATGGAAATTACAGATTTATATGATCTTGTAGCCGATCAATTAGAATAAGACCAGTGGAGGAAACATACTGTGAATAAGGATATACTTGTTATTGGCGGAGGAATTGCCGGAATGCAATCATCGCTGGACCTTGCCGATATGGGTGTCAAAGTTCACCTGGTGGAAAAACTGCCCAGCATCGGTGGAAAGATGGCTCAGCTGGATAAGACCTTTCCTACCAATGACTGTGCCATCTGAATTCTTTCGCCCAAGATGCTGGATGTCGGTCGACATCCCAATATTTCGCTTCTGGCCTACAGTGAGGTTGAGAAAGTAGAGGGCCATGAAGGAGACTTTACGGTTACGGTTCGGCGGAAAAGACGCTATGTGGACGAAGCCAAATGCACCGGGTGTGGTGCCTGTGCAGAAAAATGCCCCACACCCGTTCCTGATGCATTTAACGCGGGTCTGGGAAACCGTAAGGCGATTTACAGCTATTTTGCCCAGGGTATCCCATCCACCCACACCATTGATGCTGATTACTGTCGCCAGTTAAACGGAAAAAAATGCGGTATTTGCCAAAAGACCTGCCAGGCCGATGCCATTGATTTTGATCAGGAAGACAAAATCGTGGAACTGAACGTGGCCGGCATTATCATTGCGGCAGGTTACGATGTGTTCGATCCGTCGCAAATCCCCGAATACCGGTATAAAGAACTGCCCAATGTGGTCACCGCACTTGAGTTTGAAAGACTCCTCAGCGCCAGTGGCCCCACCGGCGGCCATCTCGATCGTCCATCGGATCGCGCGGTTGAAGCCGAAATCGAAGCGTTGGAAAAAAAGGCCGGGAAAGCCACACGGATGCTTGAAATATCCGAAAAGAAATTCGAAGAAACCTCAAAGCAGTTTTATGAAAAATATCAGCAAGGCGAGTATCAAGACGACAAGGATCGTCAAAAGTGGGCCAAGAAGTATGAGGATTATTTGGCCATTATGGGACCTCTGGATGATCTGAAAAAGAAGGCCGAGACTTTCTCAGTGGCCAAACGTCTGGCATTTATCCAGTGCGTCGGTTCACGCGATTTCAGGTTTTATCCGTTCTGTTCGGGATACTGCTGCATGCACTCCATCAAGGAAGCGATTATTGCCCATGAACATGAGAACGAGACCACCTCAGTCATATTCGGTATGGATATACGTGCCATTGGTAAAGGGTTTGAAGAATACAAGATACGAGGGGGTAATCACTCAAACATTACTTACATGCGCGGACGGGTTGGGGAAATTTCGCAGGGGTCCAACCATAACCCGGTGGTCACTTATGAAGACACACATGAGAGGGTGGTAAAAAGCCAGGAATTCGACATGGTCATCCTGGCCACTGCCTGTGCACCGACCAGCGGAGTGGTTAAGCTGGCAAAGATCCTGGGCGTTGAACTGGATGCATACAACTTTATAAAGACCAGTCCCTTTTCTCCGGTTGACACCAGCGTGCCGGGTATATTTGCCTGTGGCTGCGTGGGCGCACCCATGGATGTGCCTGAATCAGTGGCCCAGGCATCCAGCGCTGCTGAACGGGCAGCCGAAATTGCTATTCAACTGCAGCCAAGAAAGGAGAAAGTCGTTGCCTGAAAAGAAAGACAATAATATCAGAATAGGTGTTTTCATTTGCCATTGCGGATCCAATATAGCCGGTTACCTGGAGATGGAGGAACTGGCCGATTATGCCGAAACCCTTCCCCACGTGACCTTTGTGCAGAGAAATCTTTACACGTGTTCGGAAGGCGGCATCAACGAGATCAAAAAGGCCATTAAACAGGAAAATTTATCCCGTGTGGTGGTTGCTTCCTGCACCCCCAGAACCCATGGACCTCTTTTTATGAGTTCCTGCGGTGAGGCGGGTTTGAACCCTTACCTTTTCGAGATGGTGAATATTCGAGATCAATGCTCCTGGGTTCATATGCAACAGAAAGAGGAAGGTACAGCCAAGGCAAAGGACCTGATCCGTATGGGGGTCGCCAAAGCCGCACTGCTGGAACCCCAGGAACCGATTATGTCCGATGTCCAGCCCAGAGCACTGGTAATCGGTGGCGGAATTGCCGGGATGACCGCCTCACTTTCTTTAGCAAATCGCGGATATGAAGTGGTTCTGGTAGAAAAGCAGGAAGCGTTGGGCGGAATGCTGAACCGGCTGAACAAGCTGGGTCCGGTTATGACGGATGCAGGCAGCATGGTTGAGGA from Thermodesulfobacteriota bacterium includes these protein-coding regions:
- a CDS encoding FAD-dependent oxidoreductase; this encodes MLDVGRHPNISLLAYSEVEKVEGHEGDFTVTVRRKRRYVDEAKCTGCGACAEKCPTPVPDAFNAGLGNRKAIYSYFAQGIPSTHTIDADYCRQLNGKKCGICQKTCQADAIDFDQEDKIVELNVAGIIIAAGYDVFDPSQIPEYRYKELPNVVTALEFERLLSASGPTGGHLDRPSDRAVEAEIEALEKKAGKATRMLEISEKKFEETSKQFYEKYQQGEYQDDKDRQKWAKKYEDYLAIMGPLDDLKKKAETFSVAKRLAFIQCVGSRDFRFYPFCSGYCCMHSIKEAIIAHEHENETTSVIFGMDIRAIGKGFEEYKIRGGNHSNITYMRGRVGEISQGSNHNPVVTYEDTHERVVKSQEFDMVILATACAPTSGVVKLAKILGVELDAYNFIKTSPFSPVDTSVPGIFACGCVGAPMDVPESVAQASSAAERAAEIAIQLQPRKEKVVA
- a CDS encoding (Fe-S)-binding protein codes for the protein MTAIAELIETTKTYYCLDCGVCTSSCPVSKVFPDFSPRQIIERSLYELEEPSDDTIWSCLTCAQCSVRCPANINFPEFIRLIRGEAIAQGFEGQVTHNGMLQTISAIQTQNVRQNRKFWIEDGKISETGDIFFFVGCRPFFDVIFQDVDAGSIKGAQNILKILNTCGVEPVVNNDERCCGHDALWNGNEEKFKQLAQLNIDVIRASGAKKVVFSCPEGYDTFKNIYPRYFGELGFEPIHILDLLVEKIDEGTLKLKESKGTVTYHDPCRLGRLAGIYDAPRKLIEAIPGLELKEMPRSRENGVCCGTTGWKNCTSNSAQIRMERLTEANDTGADRLVTACPKCQIHFRCTKSAFDLKMEITDLYDLVADQLE
- a CDS encoding FAD-dependent oxidoreductase encodes the protein MNKDILVIGGGIAGMQSSLDLADMGVKVHLVEKLPSIGGKMAQLDKTFPTNDCAI